In Lycium ferocissimum isolate CSIRO_LF1 chromosome 3, AGI_CSIRO_Lferr_CH_V1, whole genome shotgun sequence, the genomic window aatcgggatGGCCAAATCGCTCATGTTGactgataaaattatttatactagtaaatttcaagtttaccatgccatgtgctatttgttttagtaaaacttctgatttactatgacatgaattcTTCTTCGCATCGATAAACTTCTGGTTATCgtgacatgcgatttcatcatGATTATATCTATAGTACAATTTGGAGAATAAGGCGTGTAACctttgaagatatttaatcCTCCAATCATTTATAGCTTCAATATGATAGCCATTTACTTTAGTAAAGTTCAGGTTTACCATAACTAGTGTTTcgatcataataataataactttatatggAGTACAATCTAGAACGAATGACATAATAGTAAATAAGCTCTTCATGAGCTTTTAATTTATTCTCAATAATCACATATTGTTTGGACACGACCAAAGGTCATGATCTTCTAGATAAATAGTTAGCTCTTCTGGAGTCCTTGATCATTAACTCTGTAAACATTGTTTAGATACTGCatgtatcataaaagaaattataattaGATACTACTGGTGTCATGATTAGTACTGTGAGAATATACAAAGTGAAAACTAAGCATATAACAGACTCCATCATATATTTAAAACTGATTAGTTTTGACGAGTCCTATTACGTATAACAACTCACTAAATTGATAAGTCCTATTAGGATACAACAATTTACTTGTGACTTATATGGTCAATATGATAATTTAATAACACATAATGATAAAGTGTGAACACTATGATTAAATGTATGTGCATTGTGCTAGTAAAACTTAACCATCTACAATACTTCAGAATGTGACAAGTCCGGATAATATATAACGATCAAATAACAAGTAGTACACAAAAACTAATACAAATAATGGAACACAACGCCATATATAATCATCAAGTATATATGTAATTTGCTATTAAATGATAAGATCAAGTTAAACTAAAATATTCAGTCCCATATCTTTGGTCATAAAATCGTCATACATTAGAAAAgttttcatcattttaattagtattttaCCCATGCATATGGTGGTTTTATGCTCAAAACGTGCGCAACTTTACTCTTTTATTCAGTGAATAGGTAAACTAACACTAATATTCAAACATTTTATAAGATATGTTTCAATTTGCCTTAGGATGAtgcttaatataaaaaaaataaaaaattaaccaaTATGCTTTTAACGTGTTGCAATAACTTTTGTACCACGGGAATAGTATATATGTCCTTTATTATTCCATCTCTCCAGGAGATAAGTTGTGGTCTTTCTTTCATTCACTTCGGGGAATCAAGTCTGGTCATTTAGATGCACTTTATAATAGCTCATCATTTTTCTCAAGTACAAGAAAACATTTCTTCAAAATGTTGTCTCAGATATACTACCAATTCTTTACTAGCAAGTAATTTTTTTAGAgttttactacttcaggagtaaaattTAAAGGTTTACCACTTCGAAAGtaaatttcaaagttctactaaTTCCCGAGTAAATTTCAGAATATTTACTACTTCAAGAGTAAACTTCTTCGGGAGTAGATTTCAGGGTcctactacttcgggagtagattTCAAGGTcctactacttcgggagtagagCTCAAAGTTTACTATTTCGGAAATAGAGTTCAAAGTTTGCTACTTCATGAGCAAATTTCGagtttactacttcgggagtaaatcATAGAATATTCAGaatatcttttttcttcaattattcTATCTCTTCTGGAGGTGACTCATGATAACTTCACAACTAATCGCATGTCCTTATTTATAATCTTTACTAAATATCATCACATTCAAGAATTTCATATTTGAaacatttatcaaaagttctcattcttcaggAATGTAATAGAATCATCTCTACGCGTTCTGGGCATATCAAATTATGATAGCTTATAATCTCTTTTAAGATATTACTACTTTAGGAACAAATCGAGGCATACATATACTATAAGCTTGTAAAATTATTATCACTTCTAGTCTTCTAGTGATTAACGAAGACATGAAATATGTTACCACTTCTGGTGGTTGTACATGAACTCTGCCGAAGTTCAAGCCAATGTGGCGTTAATGTCAtaatatttcttgatatctcaTCACGTATTGCTCTTCAGGAGCAATTTTATTTCACATATTAAAATCTGCAttagtcataggaaataaatcatttttttctacaAATTTATTGCAATACGGACATTTAAAAGCACACAGATGCAATAGTCCAACAAATGCTTCTATATGCTCTTGAAAATCAAATGCTTACACATGTATGTTCAATACGATAAGCTTATGCTATGGAAAAACTAGATATGCATAAGTGATGCTTATTCATAGATCCCAGTgatatgaaaacataatagtCAATGGATTCAAATTGATTAAAATAAAACAGTCCATACCTTTTCAAAGGCAAGGTGAATACTCACAATGACTATTGGTACATTTGTTCAACCTCCAATTTCTTAGACCGATGATAACTATAGGTTACCTTTCTCCAAATCTCAAGATCTTTTTAAAGTAAGTGCTCAACAAtatgttataaaataaataaaattagaagaaaaacattgcgagaaagagagaagagaggagaatttCGGGATGTGTTTACAATGAAGGAAaacctctatatttataggAAAAAACTGACTTGATCTCAAAGTCACTAACCCTAAAATTTCTATCTTATTTCTATCTTTAGAGTTTCTCCTAAGAACTATTCATAACAACTCCTAAGTTCGAGTGTTCAATAAAATTATTTGgtatcaaaatgaaataactgGAGAAATTTGAGGACATCTAtgaatgtcaataatcaaacaTGACATTTAAAACATTGAAACTAGAATTGTAGGGGTACTCAATAAAGAAAACCCCTCCAAATATAAGCGTATGCCACTAAATGCAGAGCGCACACGGTATTCTTTAGTAAAAGGCGAAAGAATAGTTCGCTTTGTGCTCACTGCGTGGCTGCGTGACTTTTGCTCTTAGCTTGCGTTGCCATTTGATATGCAACAAGTAGTTCAGACTTTCTTTATGTTTCGATATGGGATTTAATCATTCCTTTTCCCTCAAATTTCTAAAGGCACAAAAAAAGTATAGCTCTGCTTCAAACAGAAAGGACTTGTGTGTTTCTGtctcattcatttttttaatacacTTAAGATGTGATCCCAATCTTGTGAGGTCATTTAGTTTTGTGGCTTATTACATTTTGTTTTTAGTTTTAAGTCGAATGTCTCAAAAGATATttagttttaaaagtaaaagctATTAATAAATAATACAAAAGATTATTATAggttcattttcttctattgaAATCGTTAAGTATGTTGAATCATTTCCTTATATCTTGGTGATCTCTAAAATATATGCTCACTAACGGATAATAGATGAAACAATGCAGAGACTATGTTGGATTAATTAAACATCTTGAACCAAGTTAAAATCAACgattttctattattttgaaggaaatattccaaaaatgcttttggaaaataagttttcttttccaaactTCTGAAAACGGTCTCTGCTAGTACTAATCaaaaggactttttttttttttttttttttgggaaaaagggtataactttgaaaaagtaaaaatatcataataaacTTGGATAAAAATACCCATTCgatcattaaagttttcaaacatacccctgtcttaatgaaaatttccaaaataactggatttcatttttaaatctgCTCAATTTTCACCCGaaccaactaaataaaaaactcaTATGGGTTGCATCCTATAGTGGCTCCGGATGTAGGACTAAAACAAGTTGGTATATggatttttatgtagttggCTCAACCGGCtttggtttaaaaatgaaatcgggttattttggggatttccgttaagacaggggtatatttgaaaactttaatgacgagaggggtatttttgacccaaatttataatgaatgatatttttagctcttttctcaaagtagaggggcatttttgaacctttttccaaaaaaattctaaaaactTGGTCAAACGcctcaactttttaaaatacgcattttaaaaaaaacatgtttgGCTTCTCAGTGCTTCGGAGTTTACTTATGTATCCTTGTCGATGTTTGTGTTTCCTGATTACTAACATAAACTAATGAGaaaacaaccacaacaataacaaggTTGTCATTCGACAccatttcatcaaaaaaaaaaaaaaaaaaaatcattccaTATGCGATAAATATGTGAatacttttcctttttctaaaattaaacttaatgtgtatatatacacaatatgcTGACATCATACGAAAATAACGCTAAGTACAAACATTATGGACATGATTACATGAGGTAAATTCCTGTGATCTCTACAACCCCAAATCCGAAACTTACACAAGTTGAATTGTGATACTAGATTGACACTGCCTGTACAAGATCCGACACAAGAAGCAAGAGCAGTTCCTTATGGTGAAACTGAAAgaaccatttttctttttccgtcTATATCCTACTTATATCACGGCCAAAGATTAACGTTGTCAACCAGTTGACTAAAACATATAGCTTATTCCTCCGGCTCACTACACGAGTTAGATACGCTGAACGCCAAACAAAAAAACTCGTGAATCCTGCTAGAGATACACCTTTTGATTCCTGTACCATATGAACATAGTTAAAACAATGTTAAGTAGATTCAGAATTAAGGTGAGGAAttagaaatatgaaaattgaacAACCTGAGACATAAACAACGACATGGATAATTAGACTCGCCAGAGAAGGCGATGTACAAATAAAGAATTTGTTTTGACATGAAATGAATATGTCCATATATCTCTAACTCATACTTACGAAATGATGAAATATGTAATAGATAATGAAGGGGATAAAAATCACAAATCTTGCTATCAGATAGTTAGATAAGGAACATAGGTAAAACATTATAGCCTAACGGTCAATTTAATGGGAAAAATTGCAGCAATTTGCACCGTATGTCCTTTTGGAGGCCACTCCttaatcttatttttcctcTTAGCCTAGTGGGCTAAATTTTGTCTTTAGAGATAATTGGATGATTTTTCTTCTTGCGGACGAATTTAACTCACTAGGCGAATGGAGATGGAATTTAAATAGTGGCCTAAAAAAGGCCATTTGTGTAAATCCCTAAAACCCGTGAGAGTTCAGAGTTTAAATTCTAgcagaataaaaaaatattgaactAGTTTCTTTCCATGTATTTAAGCCTTGATGGATAGAGTTACTCGATATTTATGCTGGTGGGAGATAACAAGTACTCTAGTATAGTCAAGGTACGTTGAAACTCACTCAGACACCactgtaataataataaaaagaatataGATAGAAAAATGAGGAAACCTTGCTCTCCCTGAGGTCCACAAGGGCCTTGTATCTGCCAATAGTAGCCATGCTTCCCAaatgtttatacacaaatggaTCTCCTAAGTTCATGTTTTGTGCAGAATTGGCATGCCCTCCACTTTCTTTACCCACCCTGTTCAACAAACTTGCCAGATATTTTCCTTGCCTCTCTGCAACCTGATCAAACACACCAAACATCCCGGCACGATTTAGAGACATTTACCTTAAAAAGTTGTGACTCAAACACACAGAAGCGAAGCTAGCATTGTGGTTTCGGGTTGATGGAACCCAGTAGCTTGGGCTCAAAACCTTATATTtgtgtcaaatatttatttaatatgtataatTAATCTATTTATAACTcaataagtaaaataaattgTGATTCAGAACTAATACATTGAAAATCTTGGCTCCGCCTCCGCAAACACAGGTATGTCGAAACAATGAAAAGATATTCAACATCAACCACAAATACCCAAAAGAACAATTACACAAAGAGCTAAACTACATAAGTTGTTAGTACTTGTTTGACAGCCATTGTCATTCATATGTTGttcggatccttcaaaaatgcctttttttttttcgggtcCTCCAAATATTATGCATATTTTGGAAGACGCGACAAGGGATTGGCggcatttttggagaatccgagcaacatagcttcATTGTATCGCACAATTAAAATGTAGGACATGACATGTTCCCCCATGAATACTAATTGTATAAACAAATGACATAGAATCTTTAATATCTAATGCTGCTAGCCTGAGGAGAATTTGATATTATTGGTGAATATATGGTGCCGAGAACTAGAAGATAACAGCATCACATTCGAAATCAGTTTTTTGAATTTAGAACATTGCCCCAATGTTTAGAGTTTAAAGCGAAACACTATATGAATACTATGTCAAATTCTTGCATTATCCTTGTAACTTACTTGGGCCAAAGCTGGAAGAACTTGTCTGCCTGTGCTTTCAAGAAAACCACTGCAATCACCAATTGAGTATACATCTTGTACTGATGGGACGCGCAACCATTCATCAATCCCAATCCTATAATTTATGGAGAGTTATCAGTAAATCACCAATGCTAATGATTGAAACAATAGACACAAGCTAAGATCGGCATTCGTGCAGTTGTTGTGCCCTTGCTTTGATATACGAAATTAGCACTTCAGTCACAAAGTTAGTTGATTAGCCTTTCATTCACAAAGTTAGTTAATTAGTTAGGAAAAATGCCAAGTCAGCAGTTGGTTAGAAATTAGTTAGAGGTTAGCTGTCCATTAGTTGGCAACAGTTATGTAACTTGACTGAATtgtaatgcatatatacattGTAATCGTTTCTACAAAGATCATCTATTGAAATATACATTTACAGTTTCTATACAATTCTATCTCATCTTCTTCTCTCATCCATACACCATAGCTAAGAAACTCGAGCTTCCTCTGTTGAGCTCCTGTCTTGGCCTTGAATTGTTCGAGTCATCCTTAGATTCCTACAATTCTCCTAACATGCTTCTTGTAGTATAGTATCAAAGTGATTCTTTTTCTGTTCCTATATTATGATCAATTAGTAGAAAAAAGTATTTGTGCCTCTTATCGTTAGCTCGGGTAGTCCCAATTTCCGGTGTTCTGGTCACCTATCAATGGCTCCATAAATACGAGGAATTGACGATTGAATAATAGGAAGCGGGTTAGTCCACTAAAATTCCCCGCCTGTATGTTTGTTTTTCGTTGGGGAAAAAGGTATCCTTTTCAATAAATTAATAAGCTCCGGGCGAAGCCCCCTTCTGATAAGGTAATAAATGAAACTAATATCATGAATAACCTTCGCCATTATGTTAGAGCTTCCGTACCTTTATCTATTATTCAATAACTTGTACTAGAACCCGCggatatattaaaaaatattaatgatATCGAATTGTGATGTAGCTTGTTTAAGCACCATTAGATCATATTACTTTAACACAATTTCAATCTATTCTATTGCCCTTTTTCAGATATAACACCTTGTCATCAAAGGGGCAGAATTCTTCAAAGCAGGACCATATAACTTGGAGAAACCATTTAttatacagtcagacctctgTCTAACAAATGGCCAAGTTTTGGAATCggtttttcatgttatgttatgttatgttatatgaTACCCGGACAAACTACGCCGTTATAGAGAGTTTTGACTATATTTATTCATGATCACAGTGTGAACATTATGTTTATTCTAGTTCATTTTCATAGGGCCAATGAATCTTAACAAGTTAATTAAGAAATTGTAGAGTGAAATATCTACTTACCTCCCTTTAGCTTTAGGTATATCCAGTGAGTTAACGAAAGGTGAAGGGCCAACACCAGTAGACCAAACTAACAAACCATAGGGTACATCTGTGCCATCACTAAGAATTATCTTCTCAGGTTGCACATCTTGGACGAGCCCTCGTACAAGACGAACTCCTGACTGAAAACTGACAAATTAATAACAATAGGATCCAAAAGTTCAATGAGGATAAGATATAGAATACACTGACaaattatgaaaattatgaaataagacaACTAAAGGTGGATTAAAGTATGCACAGACCAAAAAAAGTACTCAGTAGCCAAATACTTCAAAATGAGAATTTACAAGTTCCAAACCATCTTATGATGATCACTCTGGAACTTGCAAAATTTACGGCAGTAGTCCACATTTTTGCTGGTGTAATGGTGCTACTAATTACTACCAGGAGGTTCAGACAAAAAAACTAGTAATATAGAACAATGCTTCTTTGCTAATTATGAGGTTTGAGGACCAATAGCTCATGTTCTGAAATACAGTGCAAAAATGATTAGGCCGCAGTCAGCACAAGCAACTTATATGGACATGAAGATCCCTTTCTCTACCCTGACACCGAACAAATGGAACGCTGGCTTCACTTGTCATAGTAAGACCACACCTCTATATGCTTTCCCTATAGCTTAGATGAACCTCTTTCTGCATGTTCTCTAGAGTTCAAGAACAGATTCTTGCCTATTGCTTATTTGTCCATTAAGTCAGTTTTCTGCTAAAGGCAGCATGAAAAGCATCTATATTGTGATACAAAAGAGGAATGACAATTAAGCATTTATGCTACTATTGGCACCCAAAACTAATACAACTGTAAATCCAACTTTAGCTGGTTATTATGATCTGATTACAAAAGCATCTCAATCTGACTACCAGAGTGTGCACTCTGTGACAAAGCACCCATGTAGTTATATATCCTTTAACATATATAGCACAATAATAGATTTCGATCAGTATCTCACCTTAGTCAACTGTTTGGTTGCATATACACGTAAACGATCATCAAAGGAGGACAATATCTCATTTGCCTGTCAATTAAGGACACAGAGCTTAATCAGATATAAGAGGAACTCttttatatcaaaaaaaaaataatacatgtAGAAGTTTCTTTTATAGAAACTGAGACAAGCTTGCCTCAATCAACGTGACGCGAATATAGTCTTTGACATGAGAATATCTTTGATGAACATCCTTCAGGATAAAGTCACTAAGTTCACCACTGAACTCAACTCCTGTAGGACCACCTCCAACTACAACACAGTGTAAGAGTCGACGCTTTTCTCCCTCGCTAACTCCTGCCTCATCCAtgaccaaaagaaagaagaaatcaGTGCATAATATATGTCAGGTACCACATTGTTCGGATTAATTCTCACTTAAATTCATCCAATATAACTGTAAAGTCACAAAACTACTTTTTGTCACAACAAAGTAACCAAACTGAAGTGCTCCGAAAAATACAAATGACTGGAATTTACTAATGCAAAGCCTCATGTGGCAAGCGAAAGTGAGAATTCAGTCCAGAATATACTTTAGATATCACATTGTTTGGGTTAATTTTCATGTCTGATCACTTTACTTCATCCAATATAACAGTAAAGTCACAAAACTACTTTTTGTCACAGTAAAGTAACCAAACTATGTTTGAATTGCTCAGGAAATACAAATAACAGGAATTTACTAATTCAAAGCCTCACGTGGCAAGTGAAATTAGAAATCAGTTCAGAATATACGTTAATATCACATTGTTCGTATTAATTTTCACATCATCACTTAAATTCGTCCGCTATAATAGTAAAGTCACAAAATTACTTTTTGTCACAGTAAGGTGACCAAAAATATGTGTGAATTGCTCAAAAATACAAATGCCACGTCACTTGCCACATGAGGCATGCATTGCATCTGTAAATTCCGATTATTTGCATTTTTTGAGCAATTCAAACATAGTTTGGTTACTTTACTGTGATCAACAAATAGTTAGTATGAGTTTACTGTTATAACATGTGAAGTTCAGCGATCATACATGACATTAACCTTATATTGTTCTTATAAGAATCACTAAATGAAAAGCACATATACCGGGGACATCAGACAACATGAGATTCAGAAGTagtttcctccgtatttccTGAGCATGGTAAACTTCGCGAAGGAAAGTGGCGTGCTCGTTTACACCCTTAATTCCAAATGTCAAAGCTTGTGCTCCAGAGGCAATGACTAACTTGTCATATGAAACATTGAAGTTCCATGGCTCCAAGGTTTCAACTCCCTCTGTCACAGTTTGGCATTGTACCTACAAATACCCACAAATTGCTAAAGAAACAGCGCAGAAGAATCTAAAGTGTAAAATTGAATTTAGGCCCACAAGTCGTATTAGGACGTTTCGAAATGTTTGACACAATTCCACTTGTAAATTTATTTGATACAACttttacaactttcaagaattcaaattcatttaactattcaaaatttaaactgCAACACAATCTCCTTAAACTAACTTactattttaactttttttcttcaatcgCCAATACAGTAagtaagttaaattattttttttaagttccaTAGTCATAAAATCTAATAAGACTCATTCTAATACTTGAGTTCAAGTAGCTCCTAGTTCTAAGTAATACTATGGATCGTCTTGAAGCTCAGTAGCTAAAGCGTACTTGCGTGTTAAAGGGGTATGTAAATTTAGGCTACCAAGCGGAACCACCCCATTCAACTCGCAATTTGCACTCTCCTATGGTGCGTGCAATTGTAGGAAGCTTTATTAGCTGCGAATGCAGTTCCCCGCCGGTAAGACTGATAATGCCCTGCTGATTTCATCAGCCATTATAGGTGGAACAATCCAAACTCTCGACATATTATAGAAAATGATACAAGCCTTTATGAACAACTCAAGGAACTCATAAATACCGacatatacagtcaaacctctctataacaacatcatttgTCCCAATATTGTTTGGCTGCTATATCGAAATGTTGTTACAGACTACATATactataacataacatgaaagacCGGTTGACAAAAAACATAATTTTACattgaaatgttgttatagaggatgACTGTTATATAGAGGTCTGACTTAACGTAAAAAGAGGGACACAAATAAATAAGAGGAGCAAAATAGGCATACCATATGATTATCAAAATCAATGCCATTGCAATTAGCAAGGAAGAAATAAGAACTTGGTTCTCTTGAAATAGCAGGTTGAATCCTCCCAATAGGTTCAGCAACAGACCTAAACTCAAGAGTGCCAACACAAGTAGAAGCCAATAATGGAGTGAACACCATATGGTTCCTAGGTGACACACACACAACATCATAAATGTTGGTGTCAATGTCCTTCATAAGCCTACAACCAGCCCATCCAGAGCCTAGCACAACCACTCTTggtttttggtcattttttgtTGGTTCCAAACCAGCAACAGCATGATGATTAGTACCATTATTATTAGTAGAGTAGTCTTTAGTGAATTGTAGAAATTGGGTAAGTGAAGGTGAGGCTAACGGGGTTATAGATTTGTAATTAGATGATGATTGGTTTGAAAGGGTAGTGGAGATTTTGATGAGGTTCTTGAACCATGGCATAGTGTTAAGAATCTGTGTAGTTTTACTTGCTCACTCCAATGTATGGAAGTGTTATGTTAACCTGCTCATGAAGTGAATAATAGTGTTTCAGTATTTCCAAATACTAATTTAGCTATATCAGTATTCGTAAATACTATATATCTTTGCGAGATACAAGTTTAGCCTCTATATATTGATAATATCAGATCACGTAAATAGTAATACAAGTAACCGTTCATCAAAAGAGAAATTAGTACATAATCTAAAATGCAAAACA contains:
- the LOC132050469 gene encoding internal alternative NAD(P)H-ubiquinone oxidoreductase A1, mitochondrial, producing MPWFKNLIKISTTLSNQSSSNYKSITPLASPSLTQFLQFTKDYSTNNNGTNHHAVAGLEPTKNDQKPRVVVLGSGWAGCRLMKDIDTNIYDVVCVSPRNHMVFTPLLASTCVGTLEFRSVAEPIGRIQPAISREPSSYFFLANCNGIDFDNHMVQCQTVTEGVETLEPWNFNVSYDKLVIASGAQALTFGIKGVNEHATFLREVYHAQEIRRKLLLNLMLSDVPGVSEGEKRRLLHCVVVGGGPTGVEFSGELSDFILKDVHQRYSHVKDYIRVTLIEANEILSSFDDRLRVYATKQLTKSGVRLVRGLVQDVQPEKIILSDGTDVPYGLLVWSTGVGPSPFVNSLDIPKAKGRIGIDEWLRVPSVQDVYSIGDCSGFLESTGRQVLPALAQVAERQGKYLASLLNRVGKESGGHANSAQNMNLGDPFVYKHLGSMATIGRYKALVDLRESKESKGVSLAGFTSFFVWRSAYLTRVVSRRNKLYVLVNWLTTLIFGRDISRI